The Anopheles coluzzii chromosome 2, AcolN3, whole genome shotgun sequence genome window below encodes:
- the LOC120956129 gene encoding uncharacterized protein LOC120956129 has product MMQHSPERQPAPQAATHDAPSVNTERTGTSQATNAMTAAETASDPRVEAAQAVRLSVPEMDLHNLPAYFCALEHWFAATGITAKMDHKRYHVLMAQIPLRVYNEIQPIIENVPATERYNYIKRNILQHFGESQRSRLHRLLYGMDLGDRKPSQLLAEMHRASSDTLASTLLTDLWINKLPPHVQSAVVAAPGSVTEKAAVADTMVECLSASNNASVHHAVAGVRTTPNDFEQRISRQVDELTQQLNDFITECRNREQRQSRPRPRPPVPSRVGTEPSEGECYYHRRYGTAARTCRQPCSFPAPVSQRVGQPSSSA; this is encoded by the coding sequence ATGATGCAACATAGTCCAGAACGTCAACCCGCTCCCCAAGCGGCAACGCACGATGCACCTTCGGTGAACACGGAGAGAACTGGCAcgtcccaagcaacaaatgCCATGACAGCAGCAGAAACGGCAAGTGATCCTCGAGTGGAAGCAGCACAGGCCGTTCGACTGAGTGTACCCGAAATGGACCTGCACAATTTGCCTGCGTACTTTTGTGCACTGGAGCATTGGTTCGCCGCGACCGGAATCACCGCCAAAATGGACCATAAGCGCTACCACGTATTGATGGCCCAAATTCCTCTTCGAGTGTATAATGAGATCCAGCCGATAATCGAGAATGTACCTGCAACGGAACGGTACAATTACATCAAGCGGAACATCCTCCAGCATTTCGGGGAATCCCAGCGTAGCCGCCTCCATCGTCTCCTATACGGCATGGACTTAGGGGACCGCAAGCCATCCCAGCTGCTAGCTGAAATGCACCGAGCCTCCAGCGACACGTTGGCCAGTACGCTCCTCACCGACCTTTGGATCAACAAGCTTCCGCCACATGTGCAATCGGCCGTCGTTGCTGCACCCGGAAGTGTAACTGAGAAAGCTGCTGTCGCCGATACGATGGTGGAGTGCCTGTCCGCATCCAACAACGCCAGTGTGCACCATGCCGTAGCCGGGGTGCGCACCACACCCAACGATTTCGAGCAACGCATTTCGCGCCAGGTGGACGAACTCACACAGCAACTTAACGACTTCATCACAGAGTGTCGTAACCGTGAACAACGCCAAAGTCGACCGCGCCCACGTCCACCAGTGCCATCTCGTGTCGGTACAGAACCATCTGAAGGAGAGTGCTACTACCATCGACGTTACGGGACAGCCGCCCGGACCTGCCGCCAGCCCTGTTCGTTTCCAGCCCCTGTCAGCCAGCGCGTCGGCCAGCCGTCGTCTTCAGCCTGA